AGGAGCTTCCTTTAAGTTCTATTGGTAATAGATGTCTTAATGCAGCAGGGCCTCAAGTCTCAACTAACTTTATTGTCTTCTACCATTCCTCCTTTCACTCTTTAAGTAAGCTACCATGAAAGTGAGTTCATAGATTTGATGTTTTAATTACTTAGTTGGCAGATGCAAGAGCAGCCTGAATACAATCAAAAAACTTGGCTAAAAGTCTATACCTCTCAAAGTGCCAGTGTTTACTTGGCAaatgtttcaaaataaaattgcatCGACAGATAGTTTGTTAAAGAGAGGAATTATTAGTGCGGATGCAACCTTATCTGTAAGTGGGTATGGGGAGTGTGAAAATGTTAACCACTTGTTCTTTGAATGCCCTGTCTTTTCTACAGTTTGGGGGAGAATTTATTTGTGGCTTGGTGTCAAGACAACAATGAGCAATGAGGTCTGTAGTCATAAGGACTTTGAGCAATTTGCAAGGGTATTGGTGGGAGGAATTATGTTGAACAAAACATGATGGTATtatggtttgcttgtgtatGGCACATTTGGAAATTAAGAAATAAGATGTTGTTCCAAGGAAAATGGTTTAAGATCGAAGAATTAGTGGAGGCGGTGATGATCACCTCTTAGAATTGGTTGCCAGTCAAAGGCAAAGGAGTGTATACTCAATATCTCAATGGTGTTCAAGTTCTATAGGGTGTTTGGGATGCTGTGAAAATTAAGGTGACAAATATGGAGTCCTTGATGGATAGTTGGTTGGTGAGCTAAGGGACACCGAAGGAGGTGCAGAATTCAAATCTTGAAAACTAACATGACCATTAACTTACTTATATTTGCCTATAAAAAGgtgaaaaatatgaaaagatAATTGGTAAAGGAAGCTGTGAGTGACTAGCAGTAATACAGCTGTACACTCTGGTGAATTCAAGACAGAATTTTGAATTAGGAGCACAAACAAGGCTGCAACGAGGCTACAGCAAACTGTGATGCCAATTAAGTGACAATGTTTGGTATCTAATAGCAATTAGGGATTAAAACGAAGCCTATGGTCTGGAAAGatatattaatatgtttatTGTGCTTGTTTTGTGAATGGGGGAAATGAGGCAAGAGCCATATGTGATATGGAAAGAGATAATGCTACAAGTGGGATTTTTGGCATGACCAGAATAATGGCACAGTGAAAATCAAGGTTGAAGTGGGGGGAGTTGAAATACGAAGAATGTGTGAGAACTGAGAAATAGTATGCACACTCGGGTGATGAATACAAGGCAAGGAGGAAGGAACATCAACTGCTGGAATGGAACAGGCGTCGATAGGGATAAAGGTAAGGAGTGAACGGCAATAGAAGCTATGAAAGCAAAAGTGGATCTAAAAGTGGAACAGTAATACATAAATCACTGCAGTGGACCATTTGTGTGCTATCAAAATTGTGGAGAGGTTTGATATGAATGGAAATGTAACTGAGGTGGTGAACTTTAATGAAGTGGAAAACAAAATGCTCTGAACTTTGATGATATGGGAAGCTGCTATGCTTGAGGTGCTGTTTGGAGGGTAGTGAATCGTGATGATGTATGTGCAACAGTAAAGGAGAAATGAAGCTGAACTTTAGTGACTATAACACTTGGTGATCATATGGGAAAGGTGTATTAGAGGTACTGGCTGTTTATGTTTATAGGGGGATCCTAGTCAATTGAAGTTTCAAGTTAACGTGTGATTGATTGtgattggtatttttttttttaaaaaattacttagtTGGCCGTGGCGCGGTGCCTTTGCTAAAATTCAGTTGCTATGCTTCTGCTCCATTAAACAAACAGCATATGTGAGTATCTAGTAAGTAACTTCATTTGAGACAACCATTAAAAAATGCAAACTACATCTCCGGTTCATCAAAATTGAATCCAAATtacattgaaataaaaaaaaataaaaaattacagtCTTTGTTTCATCCATTACATGAAAATATGATTATTCTTTTTATGAGGGTTAAAccaagattattattatttttttttttgcggaACTAATACGAGAATCCTCAACTGCAATCTTTACTTGAAAAGTTGCTACTATTAAATTTAGCACCACCATAAAAGAAAAGATTCTTCTTCCAAATAGTTTCAACGCTCAAGGGAAGCAAATACTCCCCGTCTCATAAAAGATATCTCATTTGGAAGCAAATACTCCTCTTCTCATAAAAGATATCTCATTTGAGTTGTGTGCGTTTTTTAAAGTACAAAGAGCATCCAAACCCAGTGCCTAAACTTGCATTACAAAGAGCAATCAGATCACAAAATACAGTGCCTAAACTTGCATATATAACCCACTGATGACCTAAGTTGAAGACAAATATGTTCAATCTAGAAGCTTGTACTCAAAGAGCATCCTAACCCAGACATATTGCACATAAAAAAGCCTACCCTAGTGCAAAACTTAAAACTTCTAAAATACTAAATTGAAAAGGCCCCTTAAGAAAAATACCACAACATTCATGACTTCAAATTTAGTCTTTCCCAATATTAACAGGGAAAAGTCTACAATCTGCCTCAAGCGTCCACTTTGTAGGTGTATAGTTGAACCTCGAACTGAAATCATTATCCCCTAATGAAATAAGATCTGGATGAAGCAGAATTAATTTGCTGCAGAAATAAGGCACTAGCAGAAAAAGGTAGTTTAACGTCATCAACGTCCTTAGAAAGACATGGACAAGATGGAACAAATTTTTCATTGTATCATAATTCAAAACATAAATGTAAGCTGATCTTATTACATGGCATGTGGCAGCCACTATTGTGATAAAGTAAAGAAAGGGTTCATCCTTATTATGTTTATTAACTGACTAGTATTAGAACTCGTACAATGCACAAAGAAATGTCTCCCCAATAACTGATCCAAGATTGGTTTGTCGTCAAATCCGGTGGCATAAGTCGATGTAGTCATATTCCAGTGGCATCACAGAAGAGCACCGTAAAGAAGGAAGCACATAACCCcaaaaatatcatcaaaaagtaatatgattttttaatttacttcaaatGGGTTCCTCTAACTAAAACATCATTGGATTCAAAATAGGACCTTTTTACAAAGTGCAGTTAATTAATGAAGGAAACATCAAACACATAGGAACACAAAATCTCATATCAGCTCAAGAAGAATGACACAGTAATGCTGAACCAAATCAATCCATAATCATGATGCCCATTCTTCACCCATGAACTTAAATTTTATGTACCTATGGCATGAAAGTAATGGTACTCAGTAAACCATAGTTTGCTTCTCCTGTTCTCTTTCCATTTAATTGGGAGTTAGAACCATGTTTCAAATGCAAAATAATTGGGCAAAGAGTGGTAAAAATTGCACTTAGTCTTGAATAACATTCAAAACTGGTAAAAAAAAGCACAAACTTACCCTGATACTCTCCCACTGTCAATGAACCAGTTATGAGAGAAACTTCAAACACAGATTCCTCTCACAATACCATTTCCAGCATGCCATAATTTGAGAACATGTGCCAATTCAATTCTAATTCCTATCAAGCTATTGCAACTATTTTCAGCTTGCATACAACTCAAAATTACGGAAAGAAGTCAACAACATAACTCCTCTCTTTCATTCTCTCCAAATACTTTGCTAAGGCTAGAGTTCTACTTGAGGAAATCCCATGAAAATATATTCACCCCGTCTCCCGTGAAAATTCAGCTCAGGCATTACCCACTGTTGTCAGGCAGCAGAGCATTCGTTTTCAAACACTTTTAATCATAACATATTAGTTGTTTTTCCAAAATCAGTATGCTATGCAGCTTTTCTTTGCGGTGAGAATAGTCTTCAATGTTTATCATTTCTTTGGTGTATGAAGGCATTAACTTAATAATTCGAAATGAAAGCAACAAATTTATCGATGTCCATGTAGGCTATGATAATTAGATAATTAATTCTAATTGCCACTAACCTGTTCTATCAATTGGAAAAGGGCTCAAAAGTCTTGTCTTTAAACAATAATCTAGACTAATAGCAGCAGAAAGAAAAATGACAAGATTCTCAGACACATAAATTGTTCCATCCCAGGCATACGATAATAAGCTTTCGAAGTTCAGTTCAAGAAGTGATCCAGCACTGAGGATTGCGAGACCTGCAATGGCGATTTTATTTCAGTGTTACTGTTAACTTAGATCATGACATTACAAcaaaacatacaattttttttatctaaattgAGTTGATTAGATACAAATTTGAGCTTATTTAATTTAACAATCAGTAGAGCATATGCATGGTGAGTTGATTACCTTTAACAACAGCAAAAGCTGCTGCAACCCCAGTCTTAAGCTGAAAATCATCCAAATTTGTCCTTACGGTGTATCGAAAAGTGACTCCAAACAATGCACAAGATATGAAATTGATTGCCAAAGAGAGAAGCAGTTGAGTTGTGTTGGTGGACTGAGCGAAGCATATGGGAAGCCATGAGAAAGTGCCAACAAGGGCAGAGATAGATGCTGCTTTTAGTGATTCCAGTCTCTCTTCATCACGATCAATTTCTtgttcttcatttatcaagAGAGATCGTTCTGCTTCCTGAAGCATGGCTTTTGCCTCAGAAATTTCTCTTT
This portion of the Trifolium pratense cultivar HEN17-A07 linkage group LG3, ARS_RC_1.1, whole genome shotgun sequence genome encodes:
- the LOC123913715 gene encoding uncharacterized protein LOC123913715 isoform X1 — translated: MMMSSSVINITIRVPSLPLSLSSSSSSSNKTFPNTFFFKCRSSSSSNNNNSDENDFKDALSGMMGEQVEELLSRQENKILMDRLEKASQRVEIARTELAFIEKQELALKQFKDYTQQLEGKASQIAQSQREISEAKAMLQEAERSLLINEEQEIDRDEERLESLKAASISALVGTFSWLPICFAQSTNTTQLLLSLAINFISCALFGVTFRYTVRTNLDDFQLKTGVAAAFAVVKGLAILSAGSLLELNFESLLSYAWDGTIYVSENLVIFLSAAISLDYCLKTRLLSPFPIDRTDLISLGDNDFSSRFNYTPTKWTLEADCRLFPVNIGKD
- the LOC123913715 gene encoding uncharacterized protein LOC123913715 isoform X2 yields the protein MMMSSSVINITIRVPSLPLSLSSSSSSSNKTFPNTFFFKCRSSSSSNNNNSDENDFKDALSGMMGEQVEELLSRQENKILMDRLEKASQRVEIARTELAFIEKQELALKQFKDYTQQLEGKASQIAQSQREISEAKAMLQEAERSLLINEEQEIDRDEERLESLKAASISALVGTFSWLPICFAQSTNTTQLLLSLAINFISCALFGVTFRYTVRTNLDDFQLKTGVAAAFAVVKGLAILSAGSLLELNFESLLSYAWDGTIYVSENLVIFLSAAISLDYCLKTRLLSPFPIDRTGT